Proteins found in one Mucilaginibacter gracilis genomic segment:
- a CDS encoding helix-turn-helix domain-containing protein yields MLIKIAFMDIFGRKTNVMSLGDNIKKIREQKGLLQKQLAAEVNIPYTSYNKVENNTRDIAIDELERFAGYFGMTIDQVVHFDVQPVDVSIQDKPNFEQINLINQLDEEDRTVVFKIIDTMLTKKKFKDFFNNNVATL; encoded by the coding sequence ATGTTGATTAAAATAGCTTTTATGGATATTTTTGGAAGAAAAACAAACGTAATGAGCTTAGGCGATAACATTAAGAAGATCAGGGAGCAAAAAGGATTGCTGCAAAAGCAATTAGCTGCTGAAGTGAACATACCCTATACCAGCTATAACAAGGTAGAGAACAATACACGTGATATTGCTATTGATGAACTGGAACGCTTTGCCGGATATTTCGGGATGACCATTGACCAGGTAGTACATTTTGATGTTCAGCCGGTTGATGTGAGCATTCAGGACAAGCCTAATTTCGAGCAGATCAACTTGATTAACCAATTAGACGAGGAAGATCGCACCGTGGTTTTTAAGATCATTGATACCATGCTTACCAAAAAGAAGTTTAAGGACTTCTTTAATAATAATGTAGCAACACTATAA
- a CDS encoding tyrosine-type recombinase/integrase, protein MSKFEEYLQGTGFKPQTVYQHRKYASYFLAWMAEQSLAIEQITYTEILDFADHLKKDNKNINLINRMMLAVRYYFTYLQNERQISYNPAAGISLKGTIRTVPHDLLEKADLEALYHSYEIKDERTHRNKVIIGMLVYQALTREELETIRPEHLRLREGKINVPKTGKQNDRILPLQPHQILDLQEYILLIRPKLQSKSERLFTGRYDIENLQNTLLHLGYALKRINPKYKHAVQVRQSVITEWLKEKDLRTVQYMAGHRYVSSTERYRESNLEELKEALLKHHPQK, encoded by the coding sequence ATGAGCAAGTTTGAGGAATACTTACAGGGAACGGGCTTTAAGCCGCAAACCGTTTATCAGCACCGTAAATATGCCAGCTACTTTTTAGCATGGATGGCTGAACAAAGCCTGGCTATAGAGCAAATTACCTACACCGAAATACTGGACTTTGCAGACCACTTAAAAAAGGATAATAAAAATATCAACCTGATCAATAGAATGATGTTAGCGGTCAGGTATTACTTCACTTACCTGCAAAATGAAAGGCAGATCAGTTACAACCCGGCAGCAGGTATCAGCCTGAAAGGAACAATCAGAACTGTGCCCCATGACCTGTTAGAAAAAGCAGACCTGGAAGCACTTTATCATAGCTACGAGATCAAAGACGAACGAACCCATCGTAATAAAGTAATTATAGGCATGTTGGTTTACCAGGCATTGACCAGGGAGGAACTGGAAACTATCCGGCCGGAGCATTTGAGATTGAGAGAGGGTAAAATCAATGTACCAAAAACAGGTAAGCAGAACGACAGGATATTACCACTACAACCCCATCAGATCTTAGACCTGCAGGAATATATCTTACTGATACGGCCAAAACTGCAAAGCAAATCAGAACGTTTGTTTACCGGCAGGTATGATATTGAAAACCTACAAAACACCTTGCTGCACCTGGGCTATGCATTGAAAAGGATCAATCCTAAATACAAACATGCGGTACAGGTCAGGCAAAGTGTGATCACTGAATGGCTAAAAGAAAAAGACCTGCGGACAGTTCAGTACATGGCCGGCCATCGATACGTCAGCAGTACCGAACGTTACCGGGAAAGTAACCTGGAAGAACTGAAAGAAGCCTTGCTAAAACATCACCCTCAAAAATAA
- a CDS encoding M91 family zinc metallopeptidase: protein MKGDLTYRNGQLYQENGKVYKGKDAFVTKTLSALQTLSKLKDPTVKSVLKTLETSKEKVSLEAGYDGGITYPEDPSAVNEGKSTGSIISLDYTVKGEDGKTVESEILVGHELSHAYDNLKGNNKGEANTKSSASKKGEIRAVKFENKIRKEEGKKERTTYGGVPIKNK from the coding sequence ATGAAAGGCGATTTGACTTACAGAAATGGTCAGTTGTATCAAGAAAATGGTAAAGTATACAAAGGAAAAGATGCGTTTGTTACAAAAACATTAAGTGCATTACAGACATTAAGCAAGTTGAAAGATCCGACAGTGAAGTCGGTCTTAAAGACGCTTGAAACAAGTAAAGAGAAGGTTTCCCTTGAAGCGGGGTATGATGGGGGTATAACGTATCCCGAAGATCCTTCAGCTGTAAACGAAGGTAAAAGCACAGGGTCAATTATTTCTTTAGATTATACTGTTAAAGGAGAAGATGGAAAGACTGTAGAATCCGAAATTCTTGTAGGCCACGAGTTGTCTCATGCATATGATAATTTAAAGGGAAATAATAAAGGTGAGGCAAATACAAAGTCTTCCGCTTCAAAAAAAGGAGAAATACGAGCCGTTAAATTTGAAAATAAGATAAGGAAGGAAGAGGGTAAAAAAGAAAGAACCACTTATGGCGGAGTGCCAATAAAAAACAAATAA
- a CDS encoding helix-turn-helix domain-containing protein — translation MSLGSRIRELRTQKRLKQAELGAIVGLTYVQIGRYEIGKAKPAADMLSKLAKALDTTADYLVNDDVSDPAITAQLTDRELLKQFKEVELLNAEDKHIVKVFIDAFLTKRHIQEYVK, via the coding sequence ATGAGTTTAGGAAGCCGGATCAGGGAGCTACGTACCCAAAAAAGACTAAAACAGGCGGAGCTTGGCGCAATCGTCGGCTTGACGTATGTGCAGATTGGCCGTTATGAGATAGGAAAGGCTAAACCAGCAGCCGATATGCTTTCTAAGTTGGCCAAAGCATTGGATACAACTGCTGACTACCTGGTTAATGATGATGTGAGTGATCCGGCAATAACGGCACAATTGACCGACCGGGAACTGCTTAAACAGTTTAAAGAAGTAGAGTTATTGAATGCTGAAGATAAGCATATTGTAAAGGTTTTTATCGATGCCTTTCTAACTAAAAGGCACATACAGGAATATGTAAAGTAA
- a CDS encoding tyrosine-type recombinase/integrase — translation MQGTLKNPLYIRLQAGFSEWLRILNFEPTSQRDMPKMLAELLEYLENQNCNHPHEIQEAHLKSYLNHLHERPCKTKAGAISLNYIRKHLQVIKKFSRYLTESGQESFTVKLRIKGKASNVKSILTTNEVNKLYDATKEDALGMRDKAMLALYYGCGLRKNEGVKVDLRDILIEKDLVYVRKGKGHRERYVPLAKSNKADLENYIQYARPYLVSGKKDDALLLNINGKRLSGATAYERLQKLRAEARLKKAVGLHTLRHSIASHLLHSGMKLEQIQRFLGHSSLESTQIYTHLKHEQV, via the coding sequence ATGCAAGGCACCCTTAAAAATCCGTTATATATCCGCCTACAGGCAGGCTTTTCGGAATGGCTGCGCATATTGAACTTTGAACCGACGAGCCAACGGGATATGCCTAAAATGTTGGCCGAGCTTCTGGAATACCTGGAGAACCAAAATTGTAACCACCCGCACGAGATACAGGAAGCGCACTTAAAAAGCTACCTGAACCATCTGCACGAGCGGCCATGTAAAACAAAGGCCGGAGCGATCAGCCTGAACTATATCCGTAAGCATCTACAGGTCATTAAAAAGTTTAGCCGGTACCTGACAGAAAGCGGACAGGAAAGCTTCACAGTCAAGCTTCGCATTAAGGGCAAGGCCAGTAATGTTAAAAGCATATTGACCACTAACGAGGTTAATAAATTGTATGATGCCACCAAAGAGGATGCTTTAGGAATGCGGGATAAAGCTATGCTGGCTTTATATTACGGCTGTGGCTTGCGTAAAAACGAGGGTGTAAAAGTTGATCTGCGGGACATACTGATCGAAAAAGACCTGGTATATGTGCGCAAAGGAAAAGGCCACAGGGAGCGTTATGTGCCATTGGCCAAAAGCAACAAAGCTGACCTCGAAAACTATATCCAGTATGCCCGGCCTTACCTGGTTAGCGGTAAAAAAGATGATGCCTTATTGCTCAATATTAACGGTAAAAGATTGAGCGGTGCCACCGCTTACGAACGTTTGCAAAAGCTACGAGCCGAAGCCAGGCTAAAGAAAGCCGTAGGGCTGCATACGCTTCGCCACAGCATTGCCAGCCACCTGCTGCATTCAGGAATGAAGTTAGAACAGATCCAACGCTTTTTAGGCCATAGCAGCTTAGAAAGCACGCAGATCTATACCCACTTAAAGCATGAGCAAGTTTGA
- a CDS encoding IS4 family transposase, whose product MAIFKDHSVTVKQLLGFIPEALIANLSLTTKIDHYAKVLHGNKLFYLLLYGILENDRLSQRSLEDTFNDSMFKLLFNLDEDEKVRRSSISERLSKVDPDYFRQIYEFIYEQFSAAYTLTERKQYNLIRVDSTIVSETAGKLTEGIALSGSSKKAVKYSLAFDGILPGLAQVFTSPNYGNEDNALPEVVISHVKKEPGHQNIYVLDRGLQSTRTMKAFSESEITFICRAKENRKFEPVESLIVEGQDMDMGESILLKDSIVRLYTGMPVINKRGNKHYIEILVDRPFRLVIVKSKSDEGKEYWLLTNEFDLLAKDIAQAYRRRWDIEVFFRFLKQELNVSHLVSLNNNGLQVMLYMTLITSMLLLIYKKGNGIGYKTAKRRFTMEVRDLAIALIVVQCGGDPGLFFKT is encoded by the coding sequence ATGGCCATTTTTAAAGATCATAGCGTCACCGTAAAACAGCTCTTAGGCTTCATTCCTGAAGCATTGATAGCAAATTTGTCACTCACAACCAAGATCGATCATTACGCAAAGGTTTTGCATGGCAATAAGTTGTTTTATTTGCTGCTGTACGGAATTTTGGAAAATGACAGGCTTAGCCAGAGAAGTCTTGAGGATACCTTTAACGATTCCATGTTCAAGTTGCTTTTTAACCTTGATGAAGATGAAAAGGTGCGCCGGAGTTCTATCTCGGAAAGATTATCTAAAGTTGACCCGGATTATTTCAGGCAGATCTACGAATTTATCTATGAGCAGTTTTCCGCGGCTTACACTTTAACAGAAAGAAAGCAATATAACCTGATCCGTGTAGACAGTACAATAGTTAGTGAAACCGCCGGAAAGTTAACCGAAGGCATCGCCCTTTCCGGCAGCAGTAAGAAAGCGGTCAAATACAGCCTTGCTTTTGATGGTATACTGCCCGGTCTGGCTCAAGTATTCACCAGCCCAAACTATGGCAACGAAGACAATGCCTTACCGGAAGTAGTCATCTCGCATGTTAAAAAAGAGCCGGGACATCAGAATATCTATGTATTAGACAGGGGACTTCAATCTACCCGGACAATGAAAGCTTTCAGTGAAAGCGAGATAACCTTCATCTGCCGGGCAAAGGAGAACAGGAAGTTCGAGCCTGTAGAATCGCTGATTGTCGAAGGGCAGGACATGGATATGGGGGAATCCATTTTACTAAAAGACAGCATTGTCCGGCTTTATACAGGGATGCCTGTAATCAATAAACGCGGAAACAAACATTACATAGAGATACTGGTCGATCGTCCTTTTCGCCTGGTCATTGTAAAAAGTAAATCTGATGAGGGTAAAGAATACTGGCTGTTAACCAATGAGTTCGACTTATTAGCCAAAGATATCGCACAGGCCTATCGCAGGCGCTGGGATATCGAGGTCTTTTTTCGGTTCCTCAAACAGGAACTCAATGTAAGCCATCTGGTTTCACTTAATAATAACGGCTTACAGGTAATGCTATATATGACACTGATCACCAGCATGCTGCTGTTGATCTATAAAAAGGGCAACGGCATCGGTTACAAAACCGCTAAAAGACGTTTTACAATGGAGGTCAGAGACCTGGCTATCGCACTTATTGTCGTTCAATGTGGAGGTGATCCCGGACTCTTTTTTAAAACATAA